Proteins encoded together in one Sphingomonas radiodurans window:
- the dapD gene encoding 2,3,4,5-tetrahydropyridine-2,6-dicarboxylate N-succinyltransferase, whose amino-acid sequence MSDIEATIDTAWEDRAAIGLTTTGAVRDAVQDALAMLDAGTVRVAEPDGSGGWKVNQWLKKAVLLSFRLNDNALIDNGPGAGHWFDKVPSKFSGWGESEFRSAGFRAVPGSVVRRGAFVGKGAILMPSFVNIGAYVGEGTMVDTWATVGSCAQIGKNVHLSGGAGIGGVLEPLQADPVIIGDGAFIGARSEVAEGVRVGEGAVLSMGVYLGASTKIIDRATGETFIGEVPPYAVVVPGSTGGGNLGLYCAVIVKRVDKRTRSKTSINELLRD is encoded by the coding sequence ATGAGCGACATCGAAGCCACTATTGATACGGCGTGGGAAGATCGTGCGGCGATCGGCCTGACGACGACGGGCGCGGTGCGCGATGCGGTTCAGGACGCGCTGGCGATGCTTGATGCGGGCACGGTGCGGGTGGCGGAGCCGGATGGTTCGGGCGGCTGGAAGGTCAATCAGTGGCTGAAGAAGGCGGTGCTGCTGTCGTTCCGGCTTAACGACAATGCCCTGATCGATAATGGCCCGGGTGCGGGGCACTGGTTCGACAAGGTACCGTCCAAATTCTCGGGCTGGGGCGAGAGCGAGTTCCGGTCTGCGGGCTTCCGCGCGGTGCCGGGCAGCGTGGTGCGGCGCGGCGCGTTCGTGGGCAAGGGCGCGATCCTGATGCCGAGCTTCGTCAACATCGGCGCGTACGTCGGTGAGGGGACGATGGTAGATACCTGGGCGACCGTCGGCTCGTGCGCGCAGATCGGGAAGAACGTGCACCTTTCGGGCGGCGCCGGGATCGGCGGCGTGCTCGAGCCGTTGCAGGCCGATCCGGTGATCATCGGTGACGGTGCTTTCATCGGCGCGCGTTCCGAAGTGGCGGAAGGCGTGCGCGTCGGCGAAGGCGCGGTGCTGTCGATGGGTGTGTATCTCGGCGCTTCGACCAAGATCATCGACCGCGCGACGGGCGAGACGTTCATCGGTGAAGTACCGCCTTATGCGGTAGTGGTGCCGGGTTCGACCGGTGGCGGGAACCTGGGCCTGTACTGCGCGGTGATCGTGAAGCGCGTCGACAAACGGACGCGGAGCAAGACGAGCATCAACGAGCTGCTGCGCGACTGA
- a CDS encoding pyrimidine 5'-nucleotidase, giving the protein MPPGLDHIRAWVFDLDNTLYPSSADLFAGIDAKMTEYISRLLGLDRVEARRVQKAYFHGHGTTLAGLMAEHEVDPHDFLQFVHDVEMDVLEENLPLAAAVAKLPGRKVVFTNGDGPYATRVLERLGLGKSFEAIHDIHAMDLAPKPAASAYAGLCATLSIDPTTALFADDMARNLAPAKAIGMTTLWIDNGSEQAGGADRSFIDYTAPDLTAWLHEILEPA; this is encoded by the coding sequence ATGCCGCCGGGTCTTGATCATATCCGCGCCTGGGTCTTCGACCTCGACAACACGCTCTATCCGTCTTCCGCCGACCTGTTCGCGGGGATCGACGCGAAGATGACGGAGTATATCTCGCGGCTGCTCGGGCTCGATCGGGTCGAGGCACGGCGGGTGCAGAAGGCGTATTTTCATGGGCATGGCACCACGCTCGCCGGGCTTATGGCCGAGCATGAGGTGGATCCGCACGATTTCCTGCAGTTCGTTCATGATGTGGAGATGGACGTGCTGGAGGAGAATTTGCCGCTGGCCGCCGCGGTCGCCAAGCTGCCGGGGCGCAAGGTGGTCTTCACCAATGGTGACGGGCCTTATGCGACGCGCGTGCTGGAGCGGCTTGGGCTCGGCAAGAGCTTCGAGGCGATCCATGATATTCATGCGATGGATTTGGCGCCCAAGCCCGCGGCGTCGGCCTATGCCGGGCTGTGCGCGACGCTCTCGATCGATCCGACGACCGCGCTATTTGCCGATGACATGGCGCGCAATCTCGCGCCGGCCAAGGCGATCGGCATGACGACGCTCTGGATCGACAACGGTTCGGAACAGGCGGGCGGCGCCGACCGCAGCTTCATCGACTATACCGCGCCCGATCTGACGGCGTGGCTGCACGAGATATTGGAACCAGCATGA